One window of the Herbiconiux sp. L3-i23 genome contains the following:
- a CDS encoding cytochrome c biogenesis protein ResB, with the protein MMHRPYDHITEEPDRPELAAPRPRARHRVARFSRWLWTELTSMRTALVLLLLLAIAAIPGSLVPQRSADPNGVVQYTDNNPQLAEILDALQVFDSYSSFWFSSIYLLLFISLIGCLVPRIRHHWAALRARPPRAPARFTRMPAHHNQELPSMTAETAAHAAERLLKRQLYRVSTEVTPTSIAVSAERGYIRETGNLVFHLSMVGVLIAVGLGGGFSYTGQRVLVEGEGFANTLSAYDSFNPGRFFTDTQLAPFALTLDDLAVDYETENTNAIGQPIDFTASVSTRWQGTEEAIPQQVKVNEPINVAGSDIFLLGNGYAPEITVTSPAGDVVLQEKIPFLPQDAFLTSLGIIKVPDGLAEQIGMIGFFYPTQTVGDSGAYFSENPDMLNPVLTLNTFTGDLGLEDGIPRSVYALDTSELTQLTGGDSGVDSIELRPGESAQLPNGLGTVALGEVPRFASFDISFDPGQTWVLIFSIVIVAGLLASLLIPRRRIWVRVSQSGDGVVAEYAGLARGDDPGLERVVEELATQHLDTLQRAGGGAMSDTPTHTI; encoded by the coding sequence ATGATGCACCGCCCCTACGACCACATCACCGAAGAGCCCGACCGTCCAGAACTGGCAGCTCCCCGCCCGCGAGCCCGCCACCGGGTCGCACGCTTCAGCCGTTGGCTCTGGACCGAACTGACCAGCATGAGAACCGCGCTGGTCCTGCTGCTGCTGCTGGCCATTGCCGCCATTCCCGGATCGCTGGTACCGCAACGAAGCGCCGACCCCAACGGGGTCGTCCAATACACCGACAACAACCCGCAACTGGCGGAGATACTCGATGCACTGCAGGTCTTCGACTCGTACTCCTCGTTTTGGTTCTCCAGCATCTACCTGTTGCTGTTCATCTCGCTGATCGGGTGCCTCGTCCCCAGGATCCGGCACCACTGGGCCGCGCTACGCGCGCGCCCCCCGAGGGCACCCGCCCGCTTCACCCGCATGCCCGCCCACCACAATCAAGAGCTCCCATCAATGACAGCCGAAACAGCGGCTCACGCCGCCGAAAGGCTGCTCAAGCGGCAGCTCTACCGGGTCAGCACCGAGGTCACCCCAACCTCGATCGCGGTCAGCGCCGAGCGCGGGTACATCCGCGAGACCGGAAACCTGGTCTTCCACCTCTCGATGGTCGGCGTACTCATCGCCGTCGGTCTCGGCGGCGGATTCTCTTACACCGGACAACGGGTTCTGGTCGAAGGGGAAGGGTTCGCCAACACGCTCAGCGCCTATGACTCGTTCAACCCGGGGCGCTTCTTCACCGATACCCAACTCGCCCCGTTCGCCCTCACCCTGGACGATCTCGCCGTCGACTACGAGACGGAGAACACCAACGCGATCGGACAACCCATCGATTTCACCGCGTCCGTGTCTACCAGATGGCAGGGAACGGAAGAAGCCATTCCGCAGCAGGTGAAAGTCAACGAGCCGATCAACGTCGCCGGAAGCGACATCTTCCTGCTCGGAAACGGTTACGCCCCTGAGATCACCGTCACTTCGCCGGCGGGCGACGTTGTGCTGCAGGAGAAGATCCCGTTCCTTCCTCAAGATGCCTTCTTGACCTCTCTCGGAATCATCAAGGTTCCCGATGGGCTCGCCGAGCAGATCGGCATGATCGGCTTCTTCTATCCGACTCAGACTGTGGGAGACAGCGGTGCCTACTTCTCCGAAAACCCCGACATGCTCAACCCCGTCCTCACCCTCAATACGTTCACAGGAGACCTGGGCCTGGAAGACGGGATTCCGCGCTCCGTGTACGCGTTGGACACCAGCGAGCTCACGCAACTGACAGGAGGGGACAGCGGTGTCGACTCGATCGAACTGCGACCCGGTGAGAGCGCTCAGCTTCCCAACGGGCTCGGTACCGTCGCACTCGGGGAGGTGCCAAGATTCGCGTCCTTTGACATCAGTTTCGACCCGGGCCAGACCTGGGTCCTGATCTTCTCGATCGTCATCGTGGCAGGGCTGCTAGCCTCGCTGCTCATTCCGCGGCGAAGGATATGGGTGCGGGTAAGCCAGAGCGGCGACGGGGTTGTCGCCGAATACGCAGGCCTGGCTCGAGGGGACGACCCCGGTCTGGAACGGGTCGTCGAAGAACTCGCCACCCAGCACCTCGACACGCTGCAACGCGCGGGTGGGGGAGCCATGTCTGACACCCCCACCCACACGATCTAG
- a CDS encoding copper resistance CopC family protein, with amino-acid sequence MKRRIVVTAAVALALIALPSAPAQAHDSLLQTTPSQGAEATTVDEVSLRFSDALLDLNGIGNAFVIRVEDGAGAFYGDGCVDLVDDTMSMPVELGEPGRYTVTWRAVSTDGHTISDAFDFDFVPADGNTASVGSDTPPVCAEGAQAEATPSDGVAESPTDTVGLIVGLSVGGVLVIGGLVGLAIGMRLRRR; translated from the coding sequence GTGAAGCGACGAATCGTCGTGACCGCGGCGGTTGCGTTGGCACTTATCGCCCTTCCATCGGCGCCGGCTCAGGCGCACGACTCACTGCTGCAGACCACTCCATCCCAGGGGGCCGAGGCCACGACAGTGGACGAGGTATCCCTCAGGTTCAGCGACGCGCTTCTCGATCTCAACGGAATCGGTAACGCATTCGTCATCCGGGTCGAGGATGGTGCGGGGGCATTTTACGGCGACGGGTGCGTCGATCTGGTGGATGACACCATGTCGATGCCGGTCGAGCTCGGCGAACCGGGTCGCTATACCGTGACCTGGCGCGCGGTCTCAACCGATGGTCACACGATCTCGGATGCGTTCGATTTCGACTTCGTGCCAGCGGACGGGAACACGGCATCGGTCGGCTCGGATACCCCGCCGGTGTGCGCCGAGGGGGCGCAGGCTGAGGCCACGCCCTCCGATGGCGTTGCTGAGTCGCCTACGGACACCGTTGGCCTCATTGTCGGCCTCAGCGTCGGTGGTGTTCTGGTGATCGGCGGACTTGTGGGGCTCGCGATCGGAATGCGGTTGCGGCGACGCTAG
- a CDS encoding YcnI family protein codes for MRTKSFGALAALSLGAVLAIAPAIAANAHVGLSPSSAAAGETAALTFTIPNESETASTTKVEILLPTDTPLVNVRYQAIPGWTTAVLQEELAEPVTVGETTITTAPTRVIYTADPQGGIAPFAFETFTIRVGPVPEAGNLVLPVVQSYDDGEVSDWSATPEQYESDESLSPAPVLYINDAAPEGGHGSASSVGAADDESIAPNENGGLLLGLAISALAVAVFAGALAIAALVRSGRRAR; via the coding sequence ATGAGAACAAAGTCCTTTGGCGCGCTTGCCGCGCTTTCCCTCGGCGCCGTCCTGGCCATCGCCCCTGCCATTGCAGCCAACGCTCACGTGGGTCTCAGCCCGAGTTCGGCGGCCGCGGGCGAAACCGCGGCTCTCACTTTCACCATTCCGAACGAATCGGAAACAGCCTCCACCACCAAGGTGGAGATTCTTCTGCCCACTGACACCCCCCTGGTCAATGTTCGATATCAAGCGATCCCGGGGTGGACGACAGCGGTGCTTCAGGAAGAGCTCGCGGAGCCTGTCACCGTAGGTGAGACCACGATCACCACGGCTCCGACGCGGGTGATCTACACGGCGGACCCCCAGGGAGGGATCGCGCCGTTCGCGTTCGAAACCTTCACCATCCGGGTGGGTCCGGTTCCCGAAGCGGGAAATCTCGTGCTTCCCGTCGTTCAGAGCTATGACGACGGCGAGGTATCCGATTGGTCGGCAACGCCCGAACAATACGAGTCGGATGAGTCCCTCAGCCCAGCCCCAGTGCTGTACATCAATGACGCAGCTCCGGAAGGCGGGCACGGCTCTGCTTCCTCGGTCGGCGCCGCCGATGACGAGTCGATTGCTCCCAACGAGAACGGGGGGCTCCTGCTCGGACTGGCGATCAGTGCTCTAGCGGTCGCCGTGTTTGCTGGGGCGCTGGCGATCGCCGCCTTGGTGCGTAGCGGCAGGCGCGCACGGTGA